The window cagctccggtcggccgcctcaacaatggaggcacggaacatggctcaatgtcccccacctcccccgggacatggttgaagctctgccggaggtgggagttgaaactcctccttacaggggattccgccagccgttcccaacagaccctcacaatacgtttgggcctgccaggtctgaccggcttcctcccccaccagcggagcaaactcaccaccaggtggtgatcagttgacagctccgcccctctcttcacccgagtgtccaggacatacggccgcaagtccgacgatacgactacaaagtcgatcatcgagctgcggcctagggtgtcctggtgccaagtgcacatatggacacccttatgcctgaacatggtgttcgttatggacagtccgtgacgagcacagaagtccaacaacaaagcaccactctgattcagatcgggggaaATATGTCATACCTAAACTAACAAAGATacacaaaatttttttttgcacttttaaactatctaaaaacacacacaggtaaataAAAGTATGTGGCGTTTGTCCAACTAAAGCCAGCCTTTTACACAACACATGTAGACCTGTTAGTCTGACTTAAAAAGGTTTGATTCAGTAATATTTCATCAGGACTAACACACCCGAATGATCAGCTGAGTCATACTACTCCTGCATAAAATGATTCAGTGTATTGCAAGCATACAGATCCAGTCATTATTATAGCACTGGTCCAATTCACCGTTCAACATGGTACTAATTTGCCTCCGGCTAAATTAGTCAATAGTCTTGGTGCATGACACAATAGGCCAACTGGAATAACACTAACTCTAGTCTAATACTGACCAGCTGTTAGGGGGCCCATTGCCACCTATCAGAGGGGAGTTTTCAATAAATTGATTCCCATTTTATGCTGGTATACTGGGACAAGGAGCATAGGCTAATAAAATGGTCCAGCTGAGCTATAACCATTACttttacacacatatatatatacatatatatatatatatatatatatatatagagggAATATACTGTTGTGTACATTAGTACATAGGTTTACAGTCTTGAATTAGATTGTCAGTGTTGCTTTTTGTTATTATGATAGTCAGTGATAGGAGTTTTTGGTTGTACTAAACATTCGTCTTTGCACACCCATATGGATCCAGGGTTTATGTGCCGCGCTATGTTTCTTTTCGGAGCAGTACAAGTAGCGAGGTTCACAAAACAAGGTGAAGACCTTTTTCCAGATTCCTGAGAGCGAAGCAAAAACACACCGTAGCAGGATTCTCCAGAAATCCATCAATAACCAGCACACTAGTGTACATGCAAATGCTCTCATTTACGGCATCTTTAAGACACCACCTCTTACATGTGATAATGTGCCAATTTTTTGGCCCCAAATGTTTCTAATCATTTATACAGGAGCCAAGTCAGAGAAAACTGCTTTGCTTTGTGACATCCAACAGAGCAGGAACCTTTGTACATGTTTCAGGTCATGTGGAGGGGTGTCAAGAGTCTGAATTAATAACATGAGGAGTGTGTTTGGGAGTGGTGGCTTTGTGAGTCGGAGTAAGTGAAGCAAGTCTACCATTGAAAAAGAGGAGTTTGTCCAGTGGTGGCTTTGTCACACAGGGCGAGCTTCAAAACTCAGCACTGCCCTGTTTATTACTCATTCACCTTGTTTTTCAAGTTACTAGTAGTTAAAGGCAACAAAGTGGCATTGTGTGTCTTTCAGCATTTGTTTTAAAAGTGAACAAtattatgggaaaaaaaaaagaaaactgcttTTTATGTGCCTCAGCGCATATGTATTCAAGGAAACTAATACCTGAGGGAAATGAATGAATAGCACTGTCACTTCGTTCCGACCCCGCCGAGGTCTGACATGTCATTCAGGGAGAAACTCAGATTCTAAACTCAGCCACGTCACAGCTGAGTTAGAACCATCAAACTTAACTTTGCAACAAAATCcgttttttttatacatgtttacAGCTAAAACATCTTATCATTTACTCAAAACAGAGACTGGAATATTTGTTGGTTATCTGGAATAAAGAGAGCAGTAGCAATGgtagtgaggaaaaaaaaacaaaaaacacactcCATTCCCAAAAACGCCAGCTTACCTTGTAAACTTGCACATTGTGGCTGCTTGAAACTTCCAGGCAAGAACAAGCACGCGAAACTCTGCCGGGTCGACGCACAGATCAATACAAAACCTCTCCATGCCCTCCTCCAAGATGGCATCTTCCTGTTCATCCTTGTAGCAGCAGAACAACTCATCTATACGCCGCATGGACAGTCCTTCTCCATCCAGACATTCCTTGGCTGAGTCCCCCGTCATGGCTTGGATGATGGGTGTCTCCACTGTGACCTCTGAGGGCTTGGTGCCGTTTGACAGCTCACTGGTGGCTTTGCTACATGGGGCACTAAGCTCTTCTTTGTGGCCCCCACCACCAGCACTGCCACCTTTCTTGTGGGACTTGGAACCGCTCTCCTTGTCTCCACTCTTGCTGCCGAGTGAGGACGTCGGATTCTTACACTTAGTGACACACTGGCCCATGTCTTCCTCCCTGGTCCCTCGtctgtctttccccctctcctTCAGTCCCCGTCCGAACCACCAAGACACCTCTGCTTTGGCCTGCCAAGACGTCTCAACATACCCTCAGGCCTACGGTGCAAAGCAATTAAATGTTGATTATCACGGGTTGCAGCATTCAAGTAAATCAGTCTTGCTAAAGAGTAGAAAATATCAAGGTGTAAACATTTGTCAAAACCTTTTAAGTGTACAAGGACTTTTTGAACTTTTAAAGGACAGGAAGATGAGCTACCTGTGCCAGATCAGTCACGAACGAGCTCCTCAACTGGCAAACTTAAAAACCCTAAAAAGTGAAGaccagaaaaaatatataacagtCTACATGTGTACATACAATCTTAATAAAGTGCAGATTGCCATAGAAACAATgacaaatgaaataataaaaaaaaaacattactggTAACCACAGAAACCTAGAGGTGGCTCTTTGTGGTTTCGTGTTGAGACACAAGATAAACAAACCTTTCAAATGTCACTATGCGTTTGTCACCCCCCCTGCATCTGCAAAGATTTAGCCATAAGtaataaaaatatatcaaaGGGGGAAGCACATCTCCATGTCCAAGTTAAAAAAATACTCATGATTTACTTGTTTATTCAGAATAAAAGTATGGCAACATGGTTCGGCACAAAGCCTTCGCCAGAACATCAACAGGTAATCCTGACTGACCTTGACCTTTGTGACTTCACTGCGTTTCAGTGGATGATGCTCTTGTGTATTATCCCCACATAAGACTTGTGTACAGCTGTGCAATTGTGTAAATAGATAaaggtatataaaaaaaaagctgacttGACAAAAGAAGCGCAACCACCTTTTAAAGCAGGTAATCAACATAGTTTACTATATTCCAGCAGTAAAGGCAGCAGTTGAAAAACTAAAGCTTTTATTTATAATATTTTAAGtattaaagtgatggttcggagtagattcaccctagggtcatttgaaccgtgacatctagccaagtagcccacccgaaggttttccgatattggctgaacttcagctgagttactgagttatcccgaatagcttagtacaagcgctaacggaacctggcagtatctccaaaattaccacactaaaatcacatgccatgacaccaaacttctacagtagtacaaatatggtctgtactcacaaaacgatgcatttggaagtttgtacatagtccaggagtttattattatcaacacaagcctgatagcttttctgctgctaaagcttcgttgacgtcacttccttgatctgggagcttcaaagtaagatgagggttgatctactactgtagacaacaaagcaaggctgctcaatttctccattgataaaataaattcacaactctacaacataaaaattcataaaaaattcatgtagaatatagcatatactttgttgtctacagtagtagatcaaccctcatcttactttgaagacAAAGCAAGCAGTTTCTCTGGGAATTGCCCCTTTTGACCAATGCACCTTTACTTCCACAGGGAACCGCTGAGAGGCAAGACTAGCCTACGAAAACTTACAATAAACAGTTATTTGGTTATTTCTAACATTTGGCAAATCAATGCACGGTAAATTACTTGGCTTCGCGTGTCCCCATTGTTTTTTAAGAAGGCTTTTAAAAGTATTGATGgaaaagagaggaggaaaaaaatctCACAATAACACCGCTTTAGTCAAAGCGATAAAGTTGTGCGTGATGGTGGTGGTAATCTTCATTTGGCTCGTGATCAGCTTCTCAGAGGATTTGTTTAGATTGTGTCACCGTAACAAAATAACGGttcaattcaaactttattGCTCCACCTGAATTAAGCAAACATTTGATTGGTTGTGACATAATCTGGACAACCTAGGGTGTATATCTATATGGCGTTTCCCTCTCTAGACACACCATTTATAGCTTATTTGTAAACATCACAGCATGGCGGACAACAAACAGATAAGAGTTGACATCATCCTTAAAGATGCCCTGTTGTAAATTCCTTTCAGACTGCTAACGCAGATAGTTACTGTTTATGCATGTTGCGCAAGTTAATTACGTGGGTCAAGTCTCTGGTGCAGTGTCAGCATTTTGTGAAACCTCTCAACAGACGCAATGAGGAGACTTTTCTCTGTTGGGTTTAAGCCGTTTCTTTCTGGTGATGAGAGATCCCTGCAAGATGTCAGCCTTGAGTATCgtgagaaaaatgtaaaaacgacAGTAGCATGATGTGCGAGGCATTTTCTGCCGTCGCTAATGCGAAGGCTGTTGCAGTGCAAGGACGTGCACTGGAAAACGGTAACTGAATTTAGTCGGAGAAGACACTTGCCAAACTCTTTAGTGTTTTAGTTTCAACCGATTACTACTGCTCACTACAATGTTGGACCTTTGTATCCAGGTACAACTGATCATGTCATCACTTGAGTTAAACTAAATCTGCTGGGAGAATTGTGGCTCCGACAGTCTTTCTACCCAAAAAGATCATAATAGGATTAACAAACCTAGTGCTACTATGTCTGAATGGTTAGTTTTCATATTGTCCCAGTTAACATCCCCATGGTAAGTAGGGTTTCACCTGGCAAgtgaaataacaacaacaaatgtgACATCAGATACTGTTGTCATTAGTTGACACAAAATTGTACATGAATGAGGGTTTTGAGGTGGAAGGATCATTTTTCTTAAACCAATCCAATTACTCAAAGTGGCATGGTGTGCGTTATCTGTTACCCCATCTATACACACAATATTTAAGAGACAATCCGGTGTATCCGAACTAGCAGAGCAGCTGATGAGGATGCTACTTACAAACACTTCTTCAGACAGCATCGTCTTTCAGTTCTGCTCCATCATAGTGACCTTGAAATCACCAATGCTGAAAAGACACATTATCTTGTCATCATAAGCAGAAATTGATAGTTCGTCATTCTCAAACCTGCAGGGACTATTTTCGTCAACATGCTTTGGTTATGTAATTTGAGCCCAACTAAACTGTTTATCTGTGTTATCCATCCACTCgtttaaacaacaacaacaaaaaaagagtaGTATTTCTACTAAATATATACTGAGCACTGCGGATTCTAGCAGGCCTTTTACATCCCTGGTTCTGAGGTTTCCTGTCCGACATCACGTGCTCAGTAAACAACATCTCTGACACACTTTTTATGCTGAATTACAACTCACAGGCTGTGCTGTCAAGTCCAACATTTTAGGATACTTCTGAAACCAACCTCGACCCTGTGTCGTGATAAGCGATCACGTAGAGCCACGAGTCTTGCTCTAACAATAACAAAAGTATTCAAGATCAGAGCAAATCAACCGTGCTGGTCGATGCGCTGGACATGTACAGGCAAGTCTCTCACAGGTCTGGCCAATTTCATCTCACCGACATCGGATGGACCTGTGAAAGCCTACTTATCCCCAATAAACTGGCATTACAATTTAGCAAGCATCAAGTAACTTATCCAGCCATGACTTTAACCAGATTAGCCTGTCTTAGAGCTGTCCGAGGAGAAGTAGAGTTATAAGTAGAGTTTGTAACATCTGCAACACTGCTGTCAACAGACATCCTCGGTTACGTTTCTGTGACCGATCTCCACTAACGTCTGCattaacgttgttttaacaaGTTGTTTGTTGGAAAGAGGCGAGCACTTTAACAGGATCAAGCGAGCTTAACAGCACATGTACAACACGTAAACAGTGTtagaataataatttaaaaccGACAGTTTGAAATATCATACACCTACTCTGGCAGCACTTGGAGAGTGGCTATCACTCAACAATACATAGCCGTCACCGGGCCATTTAACAGCTACATCTGATCTGCCTGGCCCTGACAACGTCGCCATAGCTAGCTAGCATCAGCTCGGTTCACTAAAAGTTAGCTCTCGGCTATGCTAGGTCTTTTTCGATTGATACAGCGGAAAGTAACATAAATGTCCGAGAAAATAAACTTACCCTTGTGGAAAAATCCGTTGAGAGGAATTTGGATCTACATCACTCCAGGAGTGCCAGTGAAAATGAAATAGTTAAATAAGTTAGCCAATTGCGCCTAGAAACGAACTGAGGAAAACTCGTCGCGTTTAGTCAGATTGCTAGCTTACTAGCAGGCAGCGACAGAGAAAATAAAACCCCCCAAAACTTCCACATCAATGCCAAATTCTATTCCGCCATTACAAAATGAATAAACAGAAACCTAGCTGCCGGAGTTTGCCTTTAAACCCATTTtcagttgtgttttctctttgaaATTAGTGAAAAGACCAACTCGGACTAGAGCAGCCCATTTCTTTGTGCTTCCTCCTTTTAGTCATTCAGTGTAGCTACATTATGGACATTTTCCTGCATCACTTCCTCCCTACAAGCAGCCAACAGCTGATCTTCATCTGAGCGACGGTGTAACATCATATTCCGTGACCCATCAGACTTTCTGACCTTCTTAGGAGTGTTGGGAAGTCCTACTGAATGTTTGAACAACTATGTTTTTAGATATCTATTTTCACTGATGTTTTTCCAAGCATGTCAGGACCATAATATTCAGAAAGATGGATAAAAATGTTTCACATGCTATTCCTATATAATTTGAAGCGAATATGACACAAATGGGAAAGCATTTCTGCTATGACTACACAAAGTAAATTCTAGGtgtttgggtaaaaaaaaatggtgttaTGTATTACACCTATTACAgctattaaacttttttttttttttaccaagaaATGTGATGAACAGATGAATAAATGTATCATTGTTATTACTGTTAGCAGTGGTAGTATCACCAAAATActtaatttaatgtttttttttttattccagtgCACCAGATCCTTTCGTGAGTACAATTTAAAGCtgcaaaatgtgtattttttttttaagtttgcaaCGACAACAAcgataataacaacaatatgaataaataataagAGCGTTTTTCTTCTAAGATCACTGTCACTCCCCTTatcaaaaacactaaataacaTGGCTTCCCGGTTTATGGAAAATTAATTGGGCATTGGATGTTAGAATAAGCGTAATTTCTTTCCGAGATTTTCTAGAAATGGGGTCGTGCCtaagaaaatgtgtttctggttgAATATCGCAACGTGCACGACAGGGGGTTAATATTTTGCTTGAGTCTTGTGTGGCTgtgttcctttaaaaaaaatcgtgTGAAATGTTTCTTTGGGGAAACGTCATCATCAGGCGACAACTGTGTTATTGCTGCCCGAGCGAGCCTCTCTGGTTTAACTACAGCCGGTAGGTCACGTTCCGTACCGTGTTTTAAATTAATTGCCATGTGCTCTCTTGCAAATCAAGGTAGTTAATGTAAATGGAAATCATCTTGCTATTATTAATGTTGTCGTAGTGTTTCAGTTTTCGACTCTCGGGCTTTTGGCGTTTTATGTGTGTAATTTAGCCCAGTGAGCAAACAGAAGGAGGACCAGCACCAGTACCCTAACGGGAAAGCTTTGCGCCTTCTTTAATTCCAATACATAttgacaaatacacacaaaaaaactcaGTTAGTCATGTAACAGTTTATTACACAGACCAGCCTTGGTTTTAGTGGCTTCTAGCGGTGAATGATGGGAACACTCAAAGCGAGGCAAAAAGCCGCAGACACAGTAGCCTTAAATGTCCTTGCTTCTCTGCATGTCGAGTCGATTGGATTTGGTTGCTTGATGAaagatttgttttgaaatataaaATGAGCTCCCCAGAGAAGCAGAGCCCTTAAGAAGTAGGAATAAAGTGGGGACTGGATAAACAAATAGTTAAACACTTTAAGAACATTTCTTAGCAAGTTATCACTGTCGCCTCCCGGCACAAATGTCgccggttcgaatcccggctGAGGCATTTGTATGTTGAGGATGTATTTTCTCCCCGTGCATTTTCTCCGTGTTCTCCAGCTTCATCTCACAGTTAATGTTAGGTCCATTGGCGTTTCTAAATTGACCTTGAGTGTGCATAATTTGTAAACTCGTTTGTCTCCATGATGGACGGATGACCTTTCCCCAGATCACGGCCCCCATGATTCTGTAGTGGAAAATCAGTGCATTGGCCATAGAACATGACTGAATACCACCGGCAGCAAAGGTAGCACCCCAAAAACACAAGCAATGGCTACCATGCAACAAGAAAAAGCTGAAATGAGACCCATAGTTTCCACTGCTCAGTCTAAGTCTTAGCTTGGGTCTGACTTATTAAAATGTTAAATTCTTGTTGGATATCGTGGAAACAAGGTTCCGTACTTAATTAAATAAtgacttctgcttttatataaGTTTTACAGTCCCATGTTTTTCTAAACACAAACTAATAAACCACTAAGAACATCTGAATGAAAACACAAGTAAAAGACTTGTTATGCTGTAGTATGCTGTGCAATAGTTAAAAAGTATTACAGTAATGGGATGTCTAGCTGATGGGTTTTAAACTAGCGACCGGTTGCATGATACTAAGAGTGCGAGTGAGCGACAGAATCAGATCATGCAACATTATTATTCATGTTTGCAATGTCCTCACACTTGATTTCCCTAATCTTGCAGGTAGCCGCTGCTCCCTCCTATTTTCGAATCCTGATGACGGCGTCTACTCGCAGTACAGTACTGTCTTTGTACATGCGTGTGTTTCGCATCGCCCGGACCTGGCAGGCACAGAGTGGTGTTAAAAGTGACACAGACACTGAGAGAGAGTACGTTGTGCAGGAGGCCCGGACTCTGTTCCGACAGAACCAACAGGTGTAAACAGCAACACTGCGCTCACAGATGTGGAGAAACCATCATTTATTGCACGCTTGAAGACTAAAGACTTTTGTCTTTGCTTCTTTTTCAGCTCACAGATCAAGAATCGATAAAGAAATGTTTAGAAGAATGCGAAGCAAGGATAGAAATAGGTAAGAGCGAAGAGAATCCACAAGATTTCCATAAGTCTAACGTTTCAACATGAGCTGATAAAGGGTGAAAATAACACTTACTGGATCGCTTTCCATGTTGTATGAATTCCAAAATGCCATCTTTGTTTTAGTCTAGTTCAGCCCAAACTTGTAGTGCAGTTGGCCAAAATTAGCGAAACATCTGCCAAGTGCTGACTTGTTAAGCCGTGCAGCACCTCTGATCTTTCACTCAGTCTTATGATATATCTGATTAAGGATACAAATGTGTGATACCTGTGCAACTCTCTGAAAGCTGAACCCCCGTCTAATTTTTGGCTCACGACATCCGATTCAAATCTAGCTGAGAGCTCGAGAGTCCCACCGAGGATTATGATGAAAGATTAGCCACTGTGTGAAGTAAGTTCAGCTGAAAGTCATAGAGTGTTTCAGCATGAGCAAGCAGAGGAACTGACCTAACGATATAAATATCTTTGTCTAAAAGATTGAATTATGAAACGGTAGGGCTTACACAAATGAGTTTATGAGTGCTGTTGATGGCATCAAAATAAGTAATGGGACACATAAACTGTTTGAAAACAATATATCACCATCAAAGCCACATTTAAGGTTCATGACTGCTTTTCAGATATGTGCGAATATAAACAACAAATAGCCCGACAGCAAGTGGCCAGACGTTGTTTTTTTGGATAATATAGAAAAACTGTTTCTTGCGTACCCCTTCTGTGCTTGATATGAATACATTTTGTCGGACAGTGTGTGGCAACCGTGTTCATACAAATTTTACCATGAACTATTGGTACATCCTTCCAAAATGACTTCACATCTAAAGGGACATTCCTGTTCATCTTATTAACTGTTTGAAGTACTCTTGAATGATAAGTGTCAACATCTAAAGCAACTCAAAGGGAAGCGAGCACTTTTTACACCGCGTCACTTTCACATCAAGTGGTTTATTTACTTTGTTGCTATTTTCTTGGGCAAAGAAAGTCCAAGTTTGAACACAATCTGCGGTCTGTTGCAACAAGATCCTGGTTGCAACATTGTGTGGTAATGTGGACCGTGATGCTCCGATCTGGTTGTGTAACGGTCTAATGCAGAAGTgacacagtgtaaaaaaaataaataaatctacaaaaaaGTTTGTCGCTGGAACCaccacaaacttttttttattactttttttataAGGTAAAAAACTTTGGCTTTTCATGGCCCCCCATTCTGAGGAGCTTTCAGTTTAGTTCAGGCAGCCTTCTGATTCTCCCCACTGTCCACTGAAGATAAGACGCTGGCTACTCTTGGGTGCCTCAGAGAACCTCGCTTTCagtaaaaccaaacaaaaaaaaaaagaaaaatggaatgTTCCTTTAAGACGCACTGAAAGTCCACATTAGAAACCTCGTGCACTTTAGACAGCGGGACAGCACTGAACATCCACTTTCACAATTATGTCTTGTAGACTCTGTTTTTGCATGacagaattattattattattttttaaatttcttttcctttcatttctttttttgaacAGCTCTACATTACAGGAATCCATACCCAAGAGCTGTGAGTAATAATCGCACATTAGAAAGATTGTGTGTGAGCTATGGTGGTGTTTTTGACATTTTGATCTAGTTGATCTACTCTGCTCTGTGGATGTTCTTGTAGACCTACCTACCACCGCTGGGTCTGGCCACTCAGAAGGGCAGGAAGCTGCGAGCACAGCAGCGTCTCAGGAAGCAGGCCAAGCCGATTTACTTACAGTCCCATGATGACACCTGATGGCTGATGTCCTCTATCCTCATCTCGTGGGTCAGGTTACCAAGGACAGGAAAACGGAGTGCAGTCAGCTGGTGATGTTATGGCCAAAGTTTCTGCAAGCGCTCACTGATGCAAGAAAGAGTCATCATTCAGGGGGGGAAAAAACGCCATATTTCATTGTAATTTCTTACAGCAATCATGACTTCTAAGTGTCTGAGGAGAGTCAGACTGGGTTTAGTTCGGGAGGGCTGCCGCTGCGGAGTGACGTCTGTTGCAGATCACgttgtatattttatttatcatgACGTCCAGCAcctattttgtttatttgtgtaaTAAAGTGTCTTTAAGTGAAGAACAAACAAAGTGCAAAGTTTGTGTTTTCAGGATCAAACCCACTGACCAGCTGTAGAATCAGTGGGTCCAATGCTTTGCTATATGTTTTAGGATCGCTTATAGCCTtagtcaataaaaaaaaaaaaaaaaaacaatctttttaAATTTCCACAATTCTTTTCAATGAACAGGGCAACAGAAATAATTACTGGTTTCAACAAACATGAAATAGTAGACCTGTTTAGGCTTGAATTAGCTTCCATGCAGGTGACAGCTGTTTGGTGTTTCAGCCACTGTAGCGCACGTTACAGTTTCTTCCCTTGGAAGTTTTGAAGAACAAACACAACCGGGTAGGCtgtcaaaaagacaaaagaaaagccTTTAAGTGCATCTGCATCGCTGCCTTAACAGACTTCTGCACCTTTGCAATAATAACACACCTGTTTGCTCTGAGGAGCTCCGGTAACGATGACAAAGACTACAgagagttgttgtttttgtggttTTTGATAACGTCAGCAGATTGAGTTTGGCCTAGAATTGCAGAGTTTGTGCCTCAAACTCGAGTCAAACAAAGGACTTGGCATATTTCCTGCTTTAAGGGAGAGGCGAAACATCTCTTTTATTTGAGCTTTTTGAGAAATATGTTGCACTGATCATTTACACAACTATGACTTGACTTCCGCTCTTTTTTTTAGCCATGGATGGATGCTGACACTTTGGCAATGAAGCATTTGCACGTGAAAATAGTGTTTGCACCACATCGAAAACATGACAATGATAGAAACGGCAAAGACGAGGCACAATTTTCCGAAATGGAAAATGAAGACCACTCCTCCAGTGAGATGGAGAAAATTAAATATGTTTCAAAAACTGCTGAGAAAAATCAACAGCAGCATCACCTTTGTAAATCCAGAGCAAAGGACCCTGGTTGTTAAAGATTgataaaaaggagaaaagaaaagcaatggtcagaagaacacaaaacaaagagGCAAAAAGGGCAGCAGACAGGCAATTTCCTGCTTTATGAACACACATCCTGTAGTATACAGTAAAGAAGGACAATGGTgcgttggctttttttttttgcttcatatCCTTTGGATGTAGCACATTAATCAATTTTGCGCTGGAAAAAACCCAGATCAATCCCGTTCTCTTTTAAAAGCCTCAGCAAGGTCTTCAATAGCTGTCAAGCACAGCTGCTGTTAATTATAGCGCTCACAGTTTAAAACAGAGGCTAACTGGTTGGGGACAAAATCAGGAAATCACTGTTTGACTGACAGTGTTTTGTTCTATGTTGCCTTCGTTCTTCTACACTTCAGCATATTTGGGTTAAAAATGCCCTTAAAACGTGCACATAGGGTCTGAAAAATGCGAGGCACTCACATTTCTCACCACACATTCT of the Odontesthes bonariensis isolate fOdoBon6 chromosome 23, fOdoBon6.hap1, whole genome shotgun sequence genome contains:
- the lyrm1 gene encoding LYR motif containing protein 1, which codes for MTASTRSTVLSLYMRVFRIARTWQAQSGVKSDTDTEREYVVQEARTLFRQNQQLTDQESIKKCLEECEARIEIALHYRNPYPRATYLPPLGLATQKGRKLRAQQRLRKQAKPIYLQSHDDT